The Ovis aries strain OAR_USU_Benz2616 breed Rambouillet unplaced genomic scaffold, ARS-UI_Ramb_v3.0 scaffold_1248, whole genome shotgun sequence genomic sequence gggggggcggggaggggagggggacggGACGGGGCGCGGGGGGGCACGGGGGGAGGGGACGGGCCCGGGCCCCGGAGACGGGAAGGCATGATGCCGGGCCCCGCGGAGAACGCCCGGCCGGCAGGCGCGCGAGGGGAGCAGGGGGCGCGCCAAGCCAGGGAGGAAACGGGGGGAAAAGGGGCCAGACAAAAAGGAGCACACAGGGAGACACACAGGGCGCCGCGGAAAGGGCCGGGGGCCAGCGCGAGGAACGCCGCCCAGGGCGGAAAGGGCACGAGGAAGGAGGCGCGGCACACGCAAAAGGCGGGAGCAAGCCGCAGGAAACCCCCCGGGCCCGAGAGCAGCGACCCCCACCAGCGGCGAACGGAGAAAGGAGGAGGCgagggggggggggcaggaaggacgggggggaagggggagggcacGGGGGCGGGCCAGGCAGGACGGCGCACGCCGGCCGGGGGGTGGGACAAGGCCGGCGCGGGGCAAACCGCCGCGGCGGACAGACGAGCGCGCGGGACAGGGGCACCCACCCGCCCGCCACGACGCACACGGAGCGGCGGCGCCCGCGCCACCGGAAACAGCACAGAGAGGCGGGGAGGCGCGGGAGAGGCGGCGCTGAGCACAGGGCGGGGCGCACGGGCCGAGGCCGGAGGGGCCGGCCGCCAGAGCCGGAGGCACCGGGGAAGAGAAAGCCAGGGCgggggaagggagaaaaggaaagagaggcgGCGGGAAGGGGAGCAAGCCGAGACGGGGGAGGGAAGGAACGGGCGCGGGGGAAGCGAGCCCCGGCCGGGGCGACCCAGCCCGTGGGCCGGGCGAGGGCAACAGGGCCACGCGAGCGAGCACGCGCGGGAAGACGCGAGACCGGCAGGGCCACAGGGGGGAaaggaggggcaggggtgggggcgggaggggcgCGGCGCCAGCGCCAGAGCCGGCCCTGGAGCGGGAAGAGCACGAGCAGCGAGGGGAAAGAAGGAGGCACCGGGCAGACGACGCAGGGAAGGGGGGGGGCAAGCCGGGCCGGGCGGGAGGGGAACGCACGACACCCGCACCCGACAGGAAGGGCACGGGAGCGGGAGGGGGGGGCCcgggggaagaaaaaaaacacccGCGGAACACGGAAGGGGGGGGGGAGCAGAAAGAAAGGAGCAGCACACGGCAGCAGGCCGCAGGGCCagaagaggagggcagagggcagagcccgaagacggggggggggggggggggggcccaaACAGGGGAGGGGAAGCACCGGAGGGGGAGAAAGGGCGGGAACGGCCGGTGCCCGGCCCCCGAGGACGGGGAGGCAGCCCGAGAGGACAAGAGGGAGAGAAGCAAACCCACCACGAAAGACAGCGGAGCCGGGTGCCGGAAAGACGGAGACCCCCACggcgcggcgggcgggcgggcgcccGGGGCGCGGGCCCGAAGGCCAAGGGAGGCAGCCGCGGGGCCGCCACGCGGGGGGCCGACGACACGGCCGGGGCGAAGCGCGCGCGCGCGAGCGCGGGCAGGCAAGAGGGCGGAGAAGGACGCCAACGGACCGCCCGCCCGGCTGCCGGCGAAGGCCCGGGAGCCGACGGGCGGGGACCCCGgcaggaggcggggggggggggggcggcgggggcacACGCGcagggggggcggcggggggggggggggggggggggggagggggaacggggggggtgggggggagagggGCCACGGGAGGCCGAGGGGGGGGCGGGGGCAcgaggggggggggcggggaggcgccgggggggggggggcggggccggggccggaaAGGGGGGGGCGGGGCAGAGACAGGGCCCAGAGACACAGCCAGGCAAAGGACAacgcagggggggggggggggggggggggggggggggggggcggagggggcggggcggggggggggggggggggggggaggggggagggggaggggggggggggcggccgggggcggcgggggggggggggggggaggggggcggggggcgggaggggggggggcgcggggggggcagggcgggagggggggcagggaggaggcgcgggggggggggcgccgggggggggggggggacggggGGGGGCACAGAGACACAGCGAGGCAAAGGACAaggcaggggggggggggggcgggggagcgggagaggggagggggggggggggcagaatcGGAAAGGCGAAAGGCACAGGGACGCAGGGACGCACGCACGGACGCACCCACCCACCCACGCCCGCACGCACGCAGGCACCCAGCCacgcacccacccacccaccggCCCACGCGCCCACGCACGCACGGGCCCGGCACCGCGCGGGGCGGGACGAGCGGGGGGAGCGAAGCGGGGGAGGACGCGGGGCAGGGGGGGGAAAGCACAGAgcgcagggaggggaggaggggagcaggggcGGGGACGCAGGGAGACGGACAACACACGGAGGAGCGACGGAAAGGGCAAGAGAGAGGGGGCGGAAACCGCCCAGAAGGAAAGCACAGCACGGGAGCAAAGGGGGGGGGCACGAGGGGCGGGCAGAGGCACCAGGGGAAACGGGGCAGGGCGGAAGGGCAGGGCGGGGCCCGCGGAGAACGCCCGGCCGGCAGGGCGCGCAGAGGGGAGCAGGCGGCGCGCCAAGCCACGGCCAGGCAGCGGGGGCGCCcggggcaaaagaaaaaaaaaaaaagaaaagaaaaaagaccaaaacGAGGGGGgagcggggccgggggcggggccgaggcCAAAGACCGCGGCAAGCGGGGCGAAAGGAGCggacaggaggggagggagggggcagggcaagCCAGGGGGCAAGAGAGCCACAGAAGCGGGCACAGCGGGGACGCGGGCCGGGGGCAGAaacaggcccagggggaggaggcCCGGGACAGGAGGCACCCCAGGAGGGGCCGGGAAGGGAGCGAGGGGAGCGGGCAGGAGGCCGGAGCGGGACCCCGCCGCCGCCAGAGGGCCGCCGCAGCCCGGCAGGCCGGCCGGCAGGCAGGCCGGCAGGCCGGCAGGCCGGCAGGGGCGAGGGGCGGCGGGCCCACCGCCAcccgcccccacccgcccccGGCAGGGCCGCGGCCGAGAGCGGCAGGCAAAGCAGAAAGCGGGCCAGGCAAGGCAGAGCCGCGGACGGCGCCGCGAGCGGCGCGCCAGGAAGGGGAGCCGCCCCACCCACGCACCCCGCCGCAGCCCAGCCCcccggccccagccccagcccagccccagccccagccccagccccccagGCCAGGGCGCCACCGGGAGACCGCCCCGGCGGCACCGGGCGGaggaagggggcgggggggggggagggggccgAGGGACACACGCGCCGCGGGCAGGCCAAAGGAGGCGCCGCCGGGGGGCACCCAGGAAACCCCGCGCAGGCGGGGGCGAGGAGCGGGGACGGCGGCGAGGCAGCCAGCGGCACGGGACAGCGCCCCGccggggggggagggggggcaggcCGGCCGGCCGCCAGGGCCGGGCCGGGCAGGCGCGCAGGCGGGGCCGACGCGGGGCGACCCCAggaagcgcagcacgccaggccgcccggGCAGCAGCCCCAGCGCCCGGAGGGCACGCAGACGCACGGCCAGCGAGGCCGGGAGGCCAGCCAGCCAGCGCAGCCGCGGCCGGCCCGGCGCGCGCCGGCGCCCCAGCCCGCCCAGCAGCCGAGGGGGGGCCAACGAGGCCCCGCGGCGCAGGAGGGGGCCAAAGGACGGGAGGGGCCGCGGGCGCCGCAGGCCggccaaagaaagcccagggcggGAGCGCCGGCAGAAGGGACCGGGGGGGAGCGCCGGGCAGGCCAAGGGACGCGCGAGAGGCGGCGCCAACACCACAGGGCACAAGCAGCCAGGCGGCGGCGCGCAGCCGCCGGCACAGGCCAGCGCGCACAGCCAGCCACGAGCAAGGAAAAACCAGAGCCGGGACGAGACGGACCGGAGGCGGCAAAGGCACGGCACGGCGGGGGAAGAGGCGAGCGAGGGGGGCAGCCCGGGGCGGCCCAGGAGGCCGCGGCGGGGAACGGCAGGGCGACAGGCACCCGCGGCAGGGAGgcgggagccccccaaaagaaaggcGGACCCGGGGGCCACCGGGGCCCCAGCGCGGGCCCACGACACGAGGGGACCGCAGGCCAGGAGCGGCGGGGGCGGAAGGGGGAGCGGGAGGCCAACGGGGGGCACGCGCCGCGGGCCCGGGCCGCAAGAGGCGGGGGAGCCCCGCGGCCCGGGCGGCCAGAAGGGGGGGGCAGCGCAGAGCGGAGGGGAGCGCGAGGGCGCCCCGGCCAGCGGGAGGCCAGCGGGCGGGGCGGCCAGGCCAGCGCGGGGCGCACGAGGCCCGCggcagagaagggaaagaagcagGGGGGACAAGAGACAGCCGGGACGGCCGCCGGGCCCAAGCGGGAACCCAGGCGGgcgggccagggccagggcccaCGGGCGGCCCGACCGGCAGACGGAGGGCGCAAGAGGCAGGGCAGGCGGGCGGGGCGCCCCAGCGCGGGCAGCcggcagagagacagaaaaggagggaggggcagagcgGGCCGCGGGCGCCGGCCGGCGCGGGAGGCCCGCGAAGCCAAAACAACGCCAGCGGGCACGGAGGGGCacgggcggggggcgggagggggggggggcggcggccGACGCCGAACCCGCAGGGGCCCCGCCGCGGGCACGCGCCGGGAACCGAGGAAAAGAGCcgagcggggggcggggggcgggagcgCGGGCGCGGCCACGGGGCCGGGAGAGACGGcacggggcgggggcggggcgggggcgggggcacgGACGGGAGAGGAacaggggagaaaaaggaaagaaaggaaaaaaagaaaaaagaaaaaacaaacccagaagGAGGGAAGGACGAAAGAGGGGCGGGAGGAGGCCGCCAGGGCGGGGAAAGAGGGCGGAGCACAGAGCCGCCGGGCAGGGAGGCGGCGAGCGGAGCGCCGCGACAGGAGGCCGGGAGGGCGAGGGACGGGGGCCGGGAAAGCAGGGGCCGGGGGCAAGCCAGCGGGGAGGGGCGGGCCCCGCAGAGGC encodes the following:
- the LOC121818467 gene encoding collagen alpha-1(I) chain-like, encoding MPGPAENARPAGARGEQGARQAREETGGKGARQKGAHRETHRAPRKGPGASARNAAQGGKGTRKEARHTQKAGASRRKPPGPESSDPHQRRTEKGGETGPGGGGPGQEAPQEGPGRERGERAGGRSGTPPPPEGRRSPAGRPAGRPAGRQAGRGEGRRAHRHPPPPAPGRAAAESGRQSRKRARQGRAADGAASGAPGRGAAPPTHPAAAQPPGPSPSPAPAPAPAPQARAPPGDRPGGTGRRKGAGGGEGAEGHTRRGQAKGGAAGGHPGNPAQAGARSGDGGEAASGTGQRPAGGGGGAGRPAARAGPGRRAGGADAGRPQEAQHARPPGQQPQRPEGTQTHGQRGREASQPAQPRPARRAPAPQPAQQPRGGQRGPAAQEGAKGREGPRAPQAGQRKPRAGAPAEGTGGERRAGQGTRERRRQHHRAQAARRRRAAAGTGQRAQPATSKEKPEPGRDGPEAAKARHGGGRGERGGQPGAAQEAAAGNGRATGTRGREAGAPQKKGGPGGHRGPSAGPRHEGTAGQERRGRKGEREANGGHAPRARAARGGGAPRPGRPEGGGSAERRGARGRPGQREASGRGGQASAGRTRPAAEKGKKQGGQETAGTAAGPKREPRRAGQGQGPRAARPADGGRKRQGRRAGRPSAGSRQRDRKGGRGRAGRGRRPAREAREAKTTPAGTEGHGRGAGGGGGGGRRRTRRGPAAGTRREPRKRAERGAGGGSAGAATGPGET